One segment of Panthera leo isolate Ple1 chromosome A3, P.leo_Ple1_pat1.1, whole genome shotgun sequence DNA contains the following:
- the CHGB gene encoding secretogranin-1, translating to MRPAVLLGLLAATVVAAVSSMPVDNRNHNEEMVTRCIIEVLSNALSKSNAPPITPECRQVLKKSRKEVKDEEKNENENTRFEVRLLRNPADASEAHRPSGREETRTPGEDTQGLTMADTAGGGHSQEEAGEPQGGLYPSNGQVSKEAKTHHSEKTKEEDRKEEEGEKYQKREHGKDGSEEKNLEEPEETQNAFLNKRNQATAKKKEELVARYGIHSAGPPEEMTHSRERSSQESHEDTRSQEKHLQESKNQVGSQEESEESEEDAGPEVDKRRWKPRHHHGRSRPDRSSQEGKPPSDERGHFREESESNVGMSSVGERRDHHPAHYRASEEEEPEYGEEVRSYPAVQAPEDLEQGQYGSRGSEDYRAPRPPSEESQEEDKRNGPSSELDKMAHGYNEESEEERVREGGHHYRTRGGEPGAYSIPDNKQEKRFLGEGHYRVQESQMDKARRHPQGEWKEQDRNYLNYGEEGAQGKWQQQEDLEDAKESREEGRLQGKQYTPLHTTDKRKRLGELLNTYYDPPQWKSSHFERKDNMDDNFLEGEEENGLTLNEKNFFPEYNYDLWEKKPFEEDVNWGYEKRNLPPKLDLKRQYDRVAELDQLLHYRKKSAEFPDFYDSEEQMSPRHAAENEKDRASQGVLTEEEEKELENLAAMDLELQKIAEKFSGNRRG from the exons ATGCGGCCGGCCGTGTTGCTGGGCCTCCTGGCAGCGACAGTGGTGGCCG cAGTCAGTTCTATGCCAGTGGATAACAGGAACCACAATGAAGAAATG GTGACTCGCTGCATCATCGAGGTCCTCTCAAATGCCCTGTCGAAGTCCAATGCTCCACCCATCACCCCTGAGTGTCGCCAAGTCCTGAAAAAGA gTAGAAAAGAGgtcaaagatgaagagaaaaatgaaaatgaaaacacacgaTTTGAAGTAAGGTTGTTAAGAAACCCAGCTGATGCCTCAGAAGCCCACAGGCCTTCTGGTAGGGAGGAAACAAGAACCCCAGGGGAGGATACCCAAGGCCTGACAATGGCAGACACAGCAGGAGGTGGGCATAGCCAAGAAGAAGCAGGTGAACCCCAAGGAGGCCTCTACCCCTCTAACGGTCAAGTCTCCAAAGAAGCAAAGACACACCATTCTGAGAAAACCAAGGAAGAggacaggaaagaagaggagggagagaaatacCAGAAAAGGGAGCATGGGAAAGATGGCAGTGAAGAGAAAAACCTGGAAGAGCCAGAAGAGACACAAAATGCCTTTCTCAACAAAAGAAACCAGGCTACTGCTAAGAAAAAAGAGGAGTTAGTTGCCAGATATGGTATACACTCTGCTGGGCCTCCTGAGGAGATGACACACAGTCGAGAGAGGAGTAGCCAGGAGAGTCATGAGGACACAAGAAGCCAGGAGAAACACCTTCAAGAGTCTAAAAACCAAGTTGGGAGCCAGGAAGAATCTGAGGAAAGTGAGGAAGATGCTGGCCCTGAGGTGGACAAACGACGCTGGAAGCCAAGACACCACCATGGGAGGAGCAGGCCTGACAGGTCCTCTCAAGAAGGGAAACCTCCCTCCGATGAGAGGGGACACTTTCGTGAGGAATCGGAGTCAAACGTGGGCATGTCCAGTGTAGGGGAAAGGAGGGACCATCATCCAGCCCACTACAGGGCTTCAGAGGAAGAAGAACCTGAATATGGGGAAGAAGTGAGGAGTTACCCAGCTGTCCAGGCTCCTGAGGACCTGGAGCAGGGACAATATGGCAGCAGAGGAAGTGAGGACTACAGGGCTCCAAGACCTCCCAGTGAGGAGAGCCAGGAAGAGGACAAGAGAAATGGCCCCAGCTCAGAGCTTGACAAGATGGCACATGGATATaatgaagaaagtgaggaagaGAGGGTCCGAGAAGGGGGACACCACTATAGAACAAGAGGAGGGGAACCAGGTGCATATTCCATTccagacaataaacaagaaaaacgGTTCTTGGGTGAAGGACACTACCGTGTTCAAGAAAGCCAGATGGACAAGGCAAGGAGGCATCCACAAGGTGAGTGGAAAGAGCAGGACAGAAATTACCTCAACTATGGTGAAGAAGGAGCCCAAGGGAAGTGGCAGCAGCAGGAGGACCTGGAAGATGctaaagagagcagggaagaaggtAGGCTTCAAGGCAAACAGTATACTCCCCTTCACACCACTGACAAGAGGAAGAGATTAGGGGAGCTGCTCAACACATACTATGACCCTCCTCAGTGGAAGAGCAgccattttgagagaaaagacaaCATGGATGACAATTTTCTTGAGGGTGAAGAAGAAAATGGGCTGACCTTGAATGAGAAGAACTTCTTCCCGGAATACAACTATGACTTGTGGGAGAAAAAGCCCTTCGAAGAGGACGTGAATTGGGGCTATGAGAAGAGGAATCTCCCCCCCAAACTGGATCTGAAAAGGCAGTATGACAGAGTGGCTGAACTGGACCAGCTCCTTCACTACAGGAAGAAGTCAGCTGAATTTCCAGACTTTTATGACTCTGAGGAGCAGATGAGCCCACGCCATGcagcagaaaatgaaaaggacaggGCCAGCCAGGGAGTTCTGACAGAGGAAGAG gaAAAAGAACTTGAAAACTTGGCTGCAATGGATTTGGAACTACAGAAAATAGCTGAGAAGTTCAGTGGCAACCGAAGAGGCTGA